The DNA window CAATCAGCTGCTGGCGATAAATCCCCAGGTTCTGCCGCTCTTTGTGCGGCCCGCGGGTCACCGTCAGCCCCCAGGTGATCAGCGGCGCGGCATCGTCCGGCCAGCAGGTCATAATCGGGATTTTCCTCAGGTCGACGTCATCGCCCTGGATGATTTTTTGCTGGCAGGGGGCGCCGCGCAGACGTTTGGTCGGCATATTCAGCACTTGCTTAAACTGCGGCAGCTTATCAAACAGATCGCGGAAACCTTTGGGCGGCTCAGGCTCTTTCAGAAAGGCTAACAGCTTACCCACCTCGCGCAGCGAACTGACGTCCTCCTGACCCATCCCCAGCGCCACGCGCCGCGGCGTGCCGAACAGGTTGCACAGCACCGGCATGGTATAGCCTTTCGGATTCTCAAACAGCAACGCCGGACCGCCAGCGCGCAGGGTGCGGTCGGCAATTTCGGTGATTTCCAGGTGGGGATCGACCGGCAGAGTGATACGTTTTAGTTCGCCCTGTTGTTCCAGGAGTGTCAGAAAGTCGCGAAGATCGTGATATTTCATGAAAGTGTTATTGACCTCTCTACAGGCGGCTAATTATACGGTGTTCAACGGCGAGATGCTGTAATTTTGTTAAATTAGCGTGAAAGAACGCTGAAATTTGGATTTCAATTATAATGGCTTTCGCGATTACACCAGCCATTTGTTATGCTTGCCGTTATTAGAAGTGGAATGAGTCATTATGCAAGCCTGGTACTTACTGTATTGCAAACGTGGGCAGCTACAACGAGCCCAGGAACATCTGGAACGTCAGTCAGTTAACTGCCTGATGCCGACGATTGCGCTGGAAAAAATCATTCGCGGTAAACGCACCATGGTCAGCGAACCGCTGTTCCCGAACTACCTGTTTATTGAGTTCGATCCAGAGGTGATTCATACCACCACCATCAGCGCCACCCGCGGGGTTAACAACTTCGTGCGCTTTGGCGCCCTACCCGCTATCGTCCCTTCGGCGGTCATCCATCAGCTCTCTATCTATAAACCGGAAGGCATCACCGACCCGGAAACGCCGCATGAGGGCGATAGCGTACTGATCACCGACGGCGCGTTCGAAGGCTTACAGGCTATCTTTACCGAGCCGGACGGTGAAGCACGCTCTATGTTGCTGTTAAACCTGCTGAATAAGCAAGTCCTGCAGAGCGTAAAAAACACCGATTTCCAGAAAATCTAAGCGCCGATAACGTCGACGCCAAACAGCGCTCTGACGTTTGCGTCCGTTTGCGCCTCAAGCCACTGCGCCTCCTCGCCGCGCCAGGCCGCGACGCTGGCCAGGATATGCGGCAAATACGCGGGCTCGTTACGACGCGAGGCGGGTTTCGGCTTGAGGTCGCGCGGCAGCAGATAGGGCGCATCGGTCTCCAGCAGCAGACGTTCCGCCGGGATCGCCGGCAGTAGCTCTCGCAGCTCGAGCCCGCGCCGCTCATCGCACACCCAACCGGTAATGCCGATAAACAGCCCCAGATCCAGACATTCCTGCACCTCGCTGCGGCTGCCGGTAAAGCAGTGCAGCACCGCGCCCGGGATCTTCCCAAGCCAGGGTTTAAGTAGCGTCAGAAACCGGTCGTGGGCGTCGCGGCAGTGTAAAAACACCGGCATCGACAGCTCGGCGGCCAGCGCCAGTTGGGCGCTGAATGCCGCCTCCTGCTCCTGCGGCGTGGAGAAATTACGATTAAAATCCAGACCACATTCCCCTATCGCCACCACCTGCGGCTCGCGGGCAAGGACATAAATCGCCTCGGCGACCGCTGGCGTCCAGCTGCTGCCGTCATGGGGATGAACCCCCGCCGTGGACCAGCAGCCGGCGTAATGGCTCGCCATTCTCTGCGCCTGCTGGCTCTCCGGCAAATTTGTGCCGGTCAGCAGCATGCCGTGGACCCCCGCCGACCGGGCGCGCGCCACCACCTCATCATGGTCGCGGGCAAACTGCGAACTGGTCAGATTAACGCCGATATCAAACATGATCGCTCCATATGACAACCGCCCTGACGGGCGGTTGGCGGTATTACTCTTCTCTGTGCTCAGCGGCTTCAGCTTCGGCCGCGGCATCGTCATCGCGCGTCAGACGCTTCCCGGTGTAGAAGCGGGCAAAGAACACCCCGACTTCAAACAGACAGTACATCGGAATGGCCAGCAGCGTCTGCGAGAACACGTCCGGCGGCGTCAGCAGCATGCCCACCACGAAGGCGCCCACCAGCACATACGGCCGTTTTTTGCGCAGCTCTTCCGGCGTAGTGACGCCCATCCAGCAGAGCAGCACAATGGCGACCGGCACCTCAAAAGAGACCCCGAACGCCATAAACAGCGCCATCACGAAGTCGAGATAGCTGCGGATATCGGTCGAGACCAGCACCCCCTCCGGGGCAGCATGGGTCAGAAAGCCGAACGCCAGCGGAAACACGACAAAATACGCGAAAGCCATGCCGATATAGAACAGCAGCGTGCTGGAGACCAGCAAGGGCACCACCAGCCGGCGCTCGTGCTTATACAGCGCCGGCGCGACGAAGGCCCATACCTGATACAGAATAATCGGCACCGACAGGATCACCGACACCATAAAGGTCAGCTTTATCGGCGTAAAGAAAGGTGAAGCGACATCGGTGGCGATCATCGTCGCGCCTACCGGCATCTTGCTGATAAGCGGGGCCGAGACCAGCTGATAGATATCATTGGCGAAATAGACCAGTGCCAGGAAGATCACCAGGATAGCAATGATGCTGTTGAGCAGACGCTTGCGCAGCTCAATCAGATGCGAAATTAGCGGTTGTGTATCGTCTACGCCCATGTTTACGGTTTATCACTCGATGCGGGGGAAGAATGGGGGGCAGCCGCCGTAGCGGATGTTTTCTCTGCCGGTGAAGCGGGTTGCTCGTCGGCCACGGGCTCTGGCGCATGAACCGGAGCGCTGGCCTGATGTTCGGCCGTCGCCGGCGTGACGTCCTGCCGCTGCGCTTCGCTGCCTTTCACCACCGGATTATGGATGGTATTCGCTTCGTCGCTGGCCTTTTCCGGATCGTGGGCGCTATAGGAGCGCTTCATCGACTCCGCGGCCTCGCGCAGCTCGTCCATAGAGGCTTTCAGCTCCGGCGTCAGGTTATTCAGGCTGGCCTTTTCCACCTTCTTGAGGCTCTCCTGGAACTCCTGCAGTTTTAGCTCCTGAGCCAGCTCATTCTGCACCGTGGTCGCCAGCGACCGTAGCGTACGGATCCAGCCAACCACCGTTTTAACCGCGACGGGAAGCCGCTGTGGCCCCAGAACAATGAGGCCAATTACAAACACCAGCAGTAGTTCACTAAAACCAATATCGAACACGAGTTACACCTGCTCTTTGTCGTGGCGTTTTGTCTCGTCTTTTTTTGCATCATCCTGTTTGTCGGCGATAGTTTTCGCCGTGAAATCTGCGTCTGGCGCCGACTTTTCGGGTTTATCATCATCACTCATGGCTTTTTTAAAGCCTTTGATGGATGCCCCTAAGTCTGACCCCAGTGAGCTCAGCTTCTTCGTCCCGAAAAGCAGAACTACGATGACGACAACAATTAATAACTGCCAAATACTGATACCACCCATACACGTTCCCCTATGACAGATGATGAATTATGTGGACGCATTATACACGCCATCCTGCCAGCCGCCTCGCCGTCAGGCCACCGGCATGATTTTGCGCAAATAAGCCTGCGTCATGAAGTGGCGAACCGATCAGCGGGTTTTTCGCCAGCCAATCAGCCAGGTCACGACACCGCCGGCCATCAGCCAGCCGGGCATCATTCCCCACTCAGGGCGATGGATAAAGAGCAGCGTACCACTGAGCAATAAAACCGCGCCTATACCAAACAGATAACGGGATTGGCCCTGGCGCACATGACGCACATGCATATCCCGCACGATAGTATCGACGCTGGTCTGCAGCTGTTTGCTCTGCTGCAGGCTCTGATACACCAGCTCAGGTATTTCAGGCATTCTTTCGATCCAGAACGGCGCTTTGTCTTTAAACGCGCGCACCAGCGCCGGAATACCGACCTGATCTTTGATCCACGACTCAAGGAAAGGCTTCGCCGTTTTCCACAAGTCTAACTGAGGATAGAGCTGCCGGCCTACCCCTTCTACGTAAAGTAATGTCTTCTGTAGCAAAACAAGCTGCGGCTGGACTTCCATATTGAAGCGCCGCGCGGTGTTGAACAGATTAAGCAGCACGTGGCCGAAGGAGATCTCCGCCAGCGGCTTCTCAAAGATGGGCTCGCAGACCGTGCGGATCGCGAACTCAAACTCTTCAACATTAGTGTCCGGCGGAACCCAACCGGAGTCGACGTGCAGCTCGGCAACCTTACGATAATCGCGGTTGAAAAAGGCGATAAAGTTTTCCGCCAGATAGCGCTTATCTTCTTTGTTCAGCGAGCCGACAATGCCGCAATCGATACCGATATACTGCGGATCTTCCGGGTGCTCGTAGCTGACGAATATGTTGCCAGGGTGCATATCAGCATGGAAAAAACTGTCGCGGAACACCTGGGTGAAGAAGACCTGCACGCCCCGCTCCGCCAGCAGCTGCAGGTTGGTTCCCTGAGCCTCCAGCGCCTCGACGTCGGACACCGGAATGCCGTAGATGCGCTCCATCACCATCATGCTTTCGCTGCAGTAGTCGGGGTACACTTCCGGCACATACAGCATCGGGCTCTCTTCGAAATTACGCCGCAGCTGAATGGCGTTAGCGGATTCCCGCAGCAGGTTCAGCTCGTCCAGCAGCGTTTTTTCATACTCACGAACTACCTCCTGCGGGCGCAGACGGCGGCCGTCAGGCAGCAGACGCGGCACCCAGCGCGCCAGGCGGTAGATGAGCTTCATGTCCGCTTTAATGATCGGCAAAATATCCGGACGGATAACCTTGATCACCACCTCTTTGCCGTTCTCTTTCAGACGCGCGGTATGCACCTGGGCGATAGACGCCGAGGCTAACGGCTCAACGGAGAAATCATCAAACCAGGCCTCCACCGGCAGGCCACCCATCGCTTTCTCTATCTGCTGCTGCGCGAGCTTCCCGTCAAAGGGCGCCACGCGGTCCTGCAACAGCGCCAGCTGATCGGCAATATGCGGCGGAAAGAGATCCCGCCGCGTGGAAAGCATCTGGCCGAATTTAATCCACACCGGCCCCAGCTCCTGAAGCGCCAGCCGCAGACGGGCGCCAAGGGGTTGATCCTGATGGCGGTTTGGCATCCAGAACAGCATCCGCCGCCAGATACGCAGCGGCAGCGTGATCCGCATTTTGGGGATGAGCTCATCGAGCCCGTAGCTCAAAAAGGTGTGGACGATGAAATACAGGCGCCGTAATTCTCCTGGCGTCATTTGCCCTCCAGCGTTTCCAGCCGTTTTTCCAGTGCGGCCAGCGCGCGTTCAATAGCCGTCGTCTCTTCAGCAAACCAGGCCAGCTCCAGCGGCCCCGGCGCCAGGCGCCACTCTTCAGTGATCGCTTCCGCGACATAGCGCTGCTGGCGCTGCGCCCCTTTCAGTAAAAACTGAGCGCCGCCGCGGAGAACTTTACCGACGCCTTCGGCCACGATGTCGCCGGTGTAAGGCGCCAGCAGTTCAGCGGGATCGAACTCCGCCAGATCGCACAGGGTGACCATGTTCTGCACCACCTGCAGATCGCCCTGCACTTCCAGCTCGCCGCTGCGGATAAGCGCCGTGAGCTGCTGACGGTTGCGCAGTTTTGGCAGTACGCTGAGCCGGGTAATCACGGTGCAGTCGGCCTCTCCCTCCCAGGCGCTCAGGACATCAACCTGGCGTTCGCTGAACACCAGCACCACGGGCGTGGAGAAGTCCTGCAGCTGTACCCGCAATACCTTGCCCAGCAGGCGCTGGCGGGCGGGTTTTAGCGCTTTGTCGCGCCAGAGGAAAGTATTCAGCGCCGTTTCAATGCCAGCGGTCACCAGGGGTGTGAAAGGCATAGCGTCCCTCCTGTCAGAACTTGTAACCGCGATGCAAAGCAACGATACCTGCCGTCAGGTTGTAGTAGTCCACGCTTTCGAAGCCTGCATCCTGCATCATCCCTTTCAGGGATTCCTGGTCCGGATGCATACGGATCGACTCCGCCAGGTAGCGATAGCTGTCGCCGTCTTTTGCCACCAGCTCGCCCACCTTCGGCAGGATATGGAAGGAGTAAGCGTCGTAGGCTTTGCTCAGCGGTTCAATAATGGGTTTAGAAAACTCCAGCACCAGCAGACGTCCGCCCGGCTTCAGCACGCGGTACATCGAACGCAGCGCTTTTTCTTTGTCGGTCACGTTACGCAGACCGAAAGAGATGGTGATGCAGTCAAAGGTATTATCAGCAAACGGCAGGGCTTCCGCGTTGGCCTGAACATACTCAACGTTACCCACGATGCCGATATTGCGCAGCTTTTCGCGGCCCATTTTGAGCATTGAATCATTGATATCAGCAAGCATAACGCGGCCGGTTTCCCCTACCAGACGGGAAAACTTAGCCGTCAAATCACCGGTACCCCCCGCCAGATCCAGCACGGTCTGCCCGCGACGTACACCGCTGCAGTCGATGGTGAAACGCTTCCACAAACGATGGATACCAAACGACATTAAGTCATTCATCACATCATACTTTGCGGCGACAGAATGGAATACATGCGCCACCATGTCCGCTTTCTGCTCTTTAGCGACCGTCTGAAAGCCAAAGTGCGTCGTTTCTTGTGAATCCTCAACCATCTTTATGCCTGCTTGCTTTTCAAGAAAATGTTCACTGAGTGTATCAGACTCAGCGCATTTCCCATACGTTTCAGCGTGGCGGAGCCGCCTCCCGGCTGCGCACCGCCTCGGCAGAGTCGGGCGAAAATGCGTCATTTTCCGGCAGGTTATCCTCCTCTTCGAGACGATATTGATCGTCCTGAGCAGTGGCTTGTTCGACTAAATCAGGATTAATCCCGCGCTTGACCTCCACGCCCAACCCGCGAAAAGCCTCCGCCTGAGCCAGCAGATTACCGCGCCCGGAAGCGAGCTTTTTCATCGCCTGGCGATAGTTCTCTTGCGCTTTATCCAGACTCTGGCCGATAGCGGACATATCGTCCACAAACAGGCGCATTTTGTCGTAAAGGCGCCCCGCCCGCTCGGCGATCTTCTGCGCGTTGCGGCTCTGGTGCTCATAACGCCACAGATTGGCGATGGTGCGCAGGGCCACCAGCAGCGTCGTCGGGCTGACCAGCATAATATTATTTTGCAGCGCCTCGCTAATGAGCTCGGGCTGACGATCAATGGCCAGCAGGAATGCCGGCTCGACGGGAATAAACATCAGCACATAGTCGAGGGAGCGCAGGCCCGGCAGTTGCTGATAATCCTTGCGTCCCAGCAGGCGAATATGATTACGCACCGAGGCAAGGTGCTCCTGCAGCGCGACTTCGCGGGTGTAGTCGTCCTCGGCGTTGAAATAGCGCTCATAGGCGACAAGGGTCATTTTGGCGTCGATAACCACGTCTTTACCCTGCGGCAGGCGCACGATGACGTCCGGCTGCATCCGCGAGCGGTTGTCGGTCTCGATGCTGACCTGGGTCTGGTACTCATAGCCTTCCCGCAGGCCGGAGGCTTCCAGCACGCGGGTGAGAACCACTTCCCCCCAGTTGCCCTGAGTTTTGTTATCGCCCTTCAGCGCTTTGGTCAGGTTCAGCGCCTCCTGCGCCATCTGCGCGTTCAGCTGCTGCAGGTTGCGGATCTCATGCGCCAGGGTGTGCCTTTCCCGCGCCTCCTGGCCGAAGCTCTCCTGCACCTGGCGGCGGAACCCGTCCAGCTGTTCGCGCAGCGGTGTCAGCAGGCCATGCAGGCTCTGGCGATTTTGCTCATCGACGCGTCGGTTGCTGTGTTCGAAAATGCGGTTGGCGAGGTTTTCAAACTGCTCGCTCAGGCGCTGTTCGCTGTTCACCATCTGGCGGATCTTATCTTCCGCATGCAGCTGGGTGGATTCGAGCCGGGTGGTAACCTCTCGCAGATCGGCCTCCAGCGAGGTATTGATATCCCGCAGGCTGCGCAGCTCGTTGTTCAGCAGCTCGCACTCTTCACGCCAGTGGGCTTCCTGTACCAGCTGCTGACGGGCGGCGCTCAGCTCAATATCCAGCTCTCGCCGCTCCTCGATAAGATCGGCCCGAATTTGATCGGCGCGCGCTTTGGTCGCCAGCCAGCCGACGATTAATCCAGCAGCCAGTGCGATAACCGCGCTGATAATAATGGAGAGATCCACGACGCCCCCTGCGATAACCTGATGACACAAAATAGAATTGTGCTGTACAAACGTCCAGTTTAAAAGGAATTTCCTGCGAGAGGCGACGCAAAAAAAAGGCCGGAGGATCCGGCCTGACAGGGAAAGCGTTGAATTACAGCAGACGGCGCGCCGCTTCCACGACGATTTTCACCGCATGGCTTTCGGTTTGCTTCATGGTTTCGGCGTTAGGGATCTCTTGCTGGGTACGGTTAACGATAACCCCGGCCACCATCCCGGCGCGCAGGCCCTGGCTGGCGCACATGGTCAACAGCGTAGCGGATTCCATTTCATAGTTCATCACGCCCATCGCCTGCCACTCTTCCATGGAGCCTTTGAAGCGGCTCACTACGCGGCCGGAGAAGGTGTCGTAACGCTCCTGTCCCGGGTAGAAGGTGTCCGAGGAAGCGGTCACGCCGATATGGGTGGTGGCGCCAATGGATTTCGCTGCTTCCACCAGCGCGGTGGTGCAGGCGAAATCTGCGACGGCCGGGAATTCCATCGGCGCGAAGTGCAGGCTGGCGCCGTCCAGACGAACGGAAGCGGTAGTCACCAGCACATCGCCAACGTTGATGTGCGGCTGAATGGCGCCGGTGGTGCCAATGCGCAGGAAGGTACGCACGCCAAGCTGCGCCAGCTCTTCCACAGCGATAGACGTAGACGGGCCGCCGATGCCGGTGGAGCAGACGATCACCGGTTTGCCGTCCAGTTCCGCGCGCCAGGAGGTAAATTCGCGGTGAGATGCCAGCTTAACCGGCTTATCCATCAGCGCGGCGATCTTTTCCACACGCTCCGGATCGCCAGGGACGATAGCCAGCGTAGCCCCTTGTAAATCGTTCTTGGTGAGGCCGAGATGAAAAACATCAGACTTGGACATAAAAAACTCCTCTGTGGGTCGAATTATCAGCAGAAGCAAAACGGTACTGTACAGAAGCCCCTGGCAACATTTTGTGATGTTAGTCACCAAGAACAATAATGATTGCAGTTGTTTTTCAGTAAATAGTGATAAACATCACATTAACAAGTTATATTCATCGTCACTGAACAAAAGATAGCCGCTTTCAGGCACTGTGCTTTATTACCGCCCGAACTAAAGGTAAAGGGTCTATAGTTACTGATGCGCTAATAAATAAGGGTACGGAGAATACCATGACCACCACCAAGCAACCTGGATTCGCACCTGCAGCCTCGCCGCATGCCGCAACCGCCGTTCATACGCCGGAAGAGCATATTGTCACCGGAGAGACCTCTATTCCCTCTCAGGGGGAAAACATGCCGGCTTACCATGCCCGCCCGAAAAACGCCGATGGCCCATTGCCGATCGTCATCGTGGTGCAGGAAATCTTCGGCGTGCATGAGCATATTCGCGATCTTTGTCGTCGCCTGGCGCAGGAAGGCTATCTGGCTATCGCGCCTGAATTGTACTTCCGTCAGGGCGATCCGAATGAGTATCACGATATCCCGACCCTGTTTAAAGAGCTGGTTACGAAGGTGCCGGACGCGCAGGTGCTGGCGGATCTCGACCACGTCGCCAGCTGGGCGGCGCGCCATGGCGGCGATGCCCATCGTCTGCTGATCACCGGCTTCTGCTGGGGCGGACGTATCACCTGGCTATATGCTGCCCATAACCCGCAGTTGAAGGCGGCGGTAGCCTGGTACGGCAAACTGGTAGGAGAAAAATCGCTGAATTCGCCAAAACACCCGGTGGATATCGCCGTCGATCTCAACGCCCCGGTACTCGGCCTGTACGGCGCCAAAGACGCCAGCATTCCACAGGACACCGTCGAAACCATGCGCCAGGCGCTGCGGGCGGCCAACGCCACGGCGGAAATCGTGGTCTATCCTGAAGCCGATCACGCCTTTAACGCCGACTATCGCGCCAGCTATCACGAAGAGTCAGCCAAAGACGGCTGGCAGCGGATGCTCGACTGGTTTGCTCAATATGGCGGTAAAAAAGGGTAATCGTCCGAAGCAGGAAAAAAAGGAGGCAAATGCCTCCTTTTTGATTTTTCGGGCGACGATCAGGCAGATTGACGCAGGTTACGCGCCGCTTGCACCATATTCGCCAGCGCGGCGCGAGTCTCCGGCCAGCCCCGGGTTTTCAGGCCGCAGTCCGGGTTAACCCACAGCCGCTCCGCCGGGATACGCTGCGCGGCTTTTTCCAGCAGCGCTTCGATCCACTCCACGCTCGGTACGTTTGGCGAGTGAATATCATATACCCCCGGCCCGATTTCATTGGGATACTCGAACACTTCGAACGACTCCAGCAGTTCCATGTCGGAACGCGAGGTTTCAATGGTGATCACGTCGGCGTCCAGCGCGGCGATGGAGTCCATGATGTCGTTGAACTCGCAATAGCACATGTGGGTATGGATCTGAGTGTCGTCTTTGGCCACCGCGGCGTTAAGGCGGAAGGCTTCCACACCCCACTGCAGATAGGCATCCCAATCGCTGCGCTTCAGCGGTAACCCTTCGCGCAAAGCAGGCTCATCAATCTGGATGATGCCGATACCGGCCGCTTGCAGATCCGCCACTTCATCACGCAGGGCCAGCGCAATCTGTTTCGCGATGGTTTCACGGCTAACGTCTTCCCGCGGGAAGGACCAGCACAGAATCGTCACCGGTCCAGTGAGCATCCCTTTCACCGGCTTGTCGGTCAGCGACTGCGCGTACTTCGCCCATTCGACGGTGATCGCCTGTGGACGGCTGACGTCGCCGATCACCACCGGCGGCTTCACGCAGCGGGAGCCATAACTCTGCACCCAGCCGTTTTGCGTGAAGATGAAACCGTCCAGATGCTCACCGAAGTATTCCACCATATCGTTCCGCTCGGCTTCCCCGTGCACCAGTACGTCTAATCCTAACCGCTCCTGCTCGACGATCGCCTGCTTAATATGTTCCGCAATGCCGGTACGATAATGACTGGCGTCCAGATTGCCCTTTTTGAAGTCCAGGCGCAGGCCGCGGATCTCGGTCGTCTGCGGGAATGACCCGATAGTGGTGGTCGGCCACGTCGGCAGGTTAAAGCGTTGACGCTGCGCCTGAGCGCGAACCTCATAGGGGCTGGCGCGCTGGCTGTCCTGAGCG is part of the Klebsiella quasipneumoniae subsp. quasipneumoniae genome and encodes:
- the tatA gene encoding Sec-independent protein translocase subunit TatA — encoded protein: MGGISIWQLLIVVVIVVLLFGTKKLSSLGSDLGASIKGFKKAMSDDDKPEKSAPDADFTAKTIADKQDDAKKDETKRHDKEQV
- the tatC gene encoding Sec-independent protein translocase subunit TatC; amino-acid sequence: MGVDDTQPLISHLIELRKRLLNSIIAILVIFLALVYFANDIYQLVSAPLISKMPVGATMIATDVASPFFTPIKLTFMVSVILSVPIILYQVWAFVAPALYKHERRLVVPLLVSSTLLFYIGMAFAYFVVFPLAFGFLTHAAPEGVLVSTDIRSYLDFVMALFMAFGVSFEVPVAIVLLCWMGVTTPEELRKKRPYVLVGAFVVGMLLTPPDVFSQTLLAIPMYCLFEVGVFFARFYTGKRLTRDDDAAAEAEAAEHREE
- the tatB gene encoding Sec-independent protein translocase protein TatB, with protein sequence MFDIGFSELLLVFVIGLIVLGPQRLPVAVKTVVGWIRTLRSLATTVQNELAQELKLQEFQESLKKVEKASLNNLTPELKASMDELREAAESMKRSYSAHDPEKASDEANTIHNPVVKGSEAQRQDVTPATAEHQASAPVHAPEPVADEQPASPAEKTSATAAAPHSSPASSDKP
- the ubiB gene encoding ubiquinone biosynthesis regulatory protein kinase UbiB, with amino-acid sequence MTPGELRRLYFIVHTFLSYGLDELIPKMRITLPLRIWRRMLFWMPNRHQDQPLGARLRLALQELGPVWIKFGQMLSTRRDLFPPHIADQLALLQDRVAPFDGKLAQQQIEKAMGGLPVEAWFDDFSVEPLASASIAQVHTARLKENGKEVVIKVIRPDILPIIKADMKLIYRLARWVPRLLPDGRRLRPQEVVREYEKTLLDELNLLRESANAIQLRRNFEESPMLYVPEVYPDYCSESMMVMERIYGIPVSDVEALEAQGTNLQLLAERGVQVFFTQVFRDSFFHADMHPGNIFVSYEHPEDPQYIGIDCGIVGSLNKEDKRYLAENFIAFFNRDYRKVAELHVDSGWVPPDTNVEEFEFAIRTVCEPIFEKPLAEISFGHVLLNLFNTARRFNMEVQPQLVLLQKTLLYVEGVGRQLYPQLDLWKTAKPFLESWIKDQVGIPALVRAFKDKAPFWIERMPEIPELVYQSLQQSKQLQTSVDTIVRDMHVRHVRQGQSRYLFGIGAVLLLSGTLLFIHRPEWGMMPGWLMAGGVVTWLIGWRKTR
- the tatD gene encoding 3'-5' ssDNA/RNA exonuclease TatD; translated protein: MFDIGVNLTSSQFARDHDEVVARARSAGVHGMLLTGTNLPESQQAQRMASHYAGCWSTAGVHPHDGSSWTPAVAEAIYVLAREPQVVAIGECGLDFNRNFSTPQEQEAAFSAQLALAAELSMPVFLHCRDAHDRFLTLLKPWLGKIPGAVLHCFTGSRSEVQECLDLGLFIGITGWVCDERRGLELRELLPAIPAERLLLETDAPYLLPRDLKPKPASRRNEPAYLPHILASVAAWRGEEAQWLEAQTDANVRALFGVDVIGA
- the rfaH gene encoding transcription/translation regulatory transformer protein RfaH; the protein is MQAWYLLYCKRGQLQRAQEHLERQSVNCLMPTIALEKIIRGKRTMVSEPLFPNYLFIEFDPEVIHTTTISATRGVNNFVRFGALPAIVPSAVIHQLSIYKPEGITDPETPHEGDSVLITDGAFEGLQAIFTEPDGEARSMLLLNLLNKQVLQSVKNTDFQKI
- a CDS encoding dienelactone hydrolase family protein; translated protein: MTTTKQPGFAPAASPHAATAVHTPEEHIVTGETSIPSQGENMPAYHARPKNADGPLPIVIVVQEIFGVHEHIRDLCRRLAQEGYLAIAPELYFRQGDPNEYHDIPTLFKELVTKVPDAQVLADLDHVASWAARHGGDAHRLLITGFCWGGRITWLYAAHNPQLKAAVAWYGKLVGEKSLNSPKHPVDIAVDLNAPVLGLYGAKDASIPQDTVETMRQALRAANATAEIVVYPEADHAFNADYRASYHEESAKDGWQRMLDWFAQYGGKKG
- a CDS encoding SCP2 domain-containing protein, coding for MPFTPLVTAGIETALNTFLWRDKALKPARQRLLGKVLRVQLQDFSTPVVLVFSERQVDVLSAWEGEADCTVITRLSVLPKLRNRQQLTALIRSGELEVQGDLQVVQNMVTLCDLAEFDPAELLAPYTGDIVAEGVGKVLRGGAQFLLKGAQRQQRYVAEAITEEWRLAPGPLELAWFAEETTAIERALAALEKRLETLEGK
- the udp gene encoding uridine phosphorylase, with amino-acid sequence MSKSDVFHLGLTKNDLQGATLAIVPGDPERVEKIAALMDKPVKLASHREFTSWRAELDGKPVIVCSTGIGGPSTSIAVEELAQLGVRTFLRIGTTGAIQPHINVGDVLVTTASVRLDGASLHFAPMEFPAVADFACTTALVEAAKSIGATTHIGVTASSDTFYPGQERYDTFSGRVVSRFKGSMEEWQAMGVMNYEMESATLLTMCASQGLRAGMVAGVIVNRTQQEIPNAETMKQTESHAVKIVVEAARRLL
- the ubiE gene encoding bifunctional demethylmenaquinone methyltransferase/2-methoxy-6-polyprenyl-1,4-benzoquinol methylase UbiE — encoded protein: MVEDSQETTHFGFQTVAKEQKADMVAHVFHSVAAKYDVMNDLMSFGIHRLWKRFTIDCSGVRRGQTVLDLAGGTGDLTAKFSRLVGETGRVMLADINDSMLKMGREKLRNIGIVGNVEYVQANAEALPFADNTFDCITISFGLRNVTDKEKALRSMYRVLKPGGRLLVLEFSKPIIEPLSKAYDAYSFHILPKVGELVAKDGDSYRYLAESIRMHPDQESLKGMMQDAGFESVDYYNLTAGIVALHRGYKF
- the rmuC gene encoding DNA recombination protein RmuC, translating into MDLSIIISAVIALAAGLIVGWLATKARADQIRADLIEERRELDIELSAARQQLVQEAHWREECELLNNELRSLRDINTSLEADLREVTTRLESTQLHAEDKIRQMVNSEQRLSEQFENLANRIFEHSNRRVDEQNRQSLHGLLTPLREQLDGFRRQVQESFGQEARERHTLAHEIRNLQQLNAQMAQEALNLTKALKGDNKTQGNWGEVVLTRVLEASGLREGYEYQTQVSIETDNRSRMQPDVIVRLPQGKDVVIDAKMTLVAYERYFNAEDDYTREVALQEHLASVRNHIRLLGRKDYQQLPGLRSLDYVLMFIPVEPAFLLAIDRQPELISEALQNNIMLVSPTTLLVALRTIANLWRYEHQSRNAQKIAERAGRLYDKMRLFVDDMSAIGQSLDKAQENYRQAMKKLASGRGNLLAQAEAFRGLGVEVKRGINPDLVEQATAQDDQYRLEEEDNLPENDAFSPDSAEAVRSREAAPPR